One window from the genome of Acanthochromis polyacanthus isolate Apoly-LR-REF ecotype Palm Island chromosome 21, KAUST_Apoly_ChrSc, whole genome shotgun sequence encodes:
- the LOC127531606 gene encoding uncharacterized protein LOC127531606: MRKAWDSGTVIAELREAFRDRIPEDVSIELLMSCGNTLISPKLHQGQELSGLIVHKIFKSKAIYLRPSSSLPFSVDNSDPEDNCVEVDTAQTSTSYHMTTRARGNDTAKAPNISIRPFTRARAEQPSATLQVTDALVTTATQPSASQEAAVVIDLDSGDTVTQTPSNSSDDYAVYLSIMGMTSDLSDDDEEELNQAIMASLESHAASENPNTESAQEVLLNLASKIDGSRRCRFNINRTSVLDGALRGFRRPSYNPVYQMCIKFSDDLGKDEEAVDLGGPRREFLRLLMEALALSPMFEGRDGKLNLALDSSALREDRYFVAGQAIAVSLVHGGPPPGFIAPTLYRCLVGGTSSAMPVLEDIADPDLYEKVKKVSECTSLDDLIHATEPLQDYLANAGCLRPLKCIKDKDQLKIHTWTKLLVPLS; the protein is encoded by the exons ATGAGGAAAGCATGGGACAGTGGGACGGTCATTGCAGAGTTAAGAGAGGCATTCAGAGACCGAATTCCTGAGGATGTCAG tattgaACTTTTAATGTCATGTGGAAACACACTGATATCACCAAAGTTGCACCAGGGACAGGAACTTAGCGGCTTGATTGTTCACAAGATCTTCAAGTCAAAGGCGATTTATCTGAGGCCATCGAGCAGTCTTCCATTTTCG gTTGACAACTCAGACCCAGAAGACAACTGTGTAGAGGTGGACACTGCACAAACATCTACCAGTTACCATATGACTACAAGGGCCAGGGGAAACGATACTGCAAAAGCGCCGAATATTTCTATTCGTCCTTTTACAAGAGCAAGAGCCGAACAGCCCTCAGCAACACTACAAGTAACTGATGCTCTTGTGACCACAGCTACCCAGCCCTCTGCATCACAAGAAGCAGCTGTTGTCATTGACTTGGATAGTGGTGACACAGTCACCCAGACCCCGTCAAATAGCAGTGATGACTATGCTGTCTACCTTTCCATCATGGGGATGACATCAGACCtctctgatgatgatgaggaggagctAAACCAGGCCATAATGGCAAGCCTTGAATCTCATGC AGCATCTGAAAACCCAAACACTGAATCAGCACAGGAGGTGCTCCTCAATCTTGCATCCAAAATTGACGGTAGTCGAAGATGCAGGTTCAACATTAATCGAACTTCAGTACTGGATGGTGCTCTGCGGGGCTTCAGACGGCCGTCCTATAATCCAGTGTACCAGATGTGCATCAAATTCTCAGATGACTTGGGAAAGGATGAAGAGGCTGTGGATCTTGGTGGCCCAAGGAGAGAATTTTTGCGGTTGCTTATGGAGGCTCTGGCATTGTCACCAATGTTTGAAGGAAGAGATGGAAAGTTGAACTTGGCTTTGGACAGTTCCG CTCTAAGAGAAGACAGGTATTTTGTTGCTGGCCAGGCCATTGCTGTAAGTCTTGTCCATGGTGGTCCTCCACCAGGATTCATTGCACCAACACTATATCGTTGTCTTGTTGGTGGCACTTCATCAGCAATGCCAGTTTTGGAAGACATTGCTGATCCTGACCTCTATGAGAAGGTTAAAAAG GTGTCCGAATGTACATCTTTAGATGACCTGATACATGCCACTGAACCGCTGCAAGATTACTTGGCAAACGCTGGGTGTCTTAGGCCATTGAAATGCATTAAAGACAAAGATCAACTgaagatacacacgtggacaaaattgttggtacccctcagttaa